The Verrucomicrobium spinosum DSM 4136 = JCM 18804 DNA segment GTGCCCTGTGGATGGCGCTGGAGAGTAACCGGCCCGCCGTATCCTATTCCCGCACCGAGGCCATCACCTGGGCAGGCACGCCCCCCTCCAGCCAGTCGAACGGACTCGCCCGCGGCACCCGTCTGCAGGCCAGCGCCGGTCTTTTGGAGCTCGGATTCAGCAGCGGTGCCCGCATGATCCTGGAGGCCCCGTTTGATGTGGAGCTCCGCGACGGCCTCACCGCCTACCTGCACTCCGGCCGCGTCACCGTGCGCTGCCCCTCCTCCGCCCACGGGTTCACGGTATTAACCCCTTATGGCAAGGTCGTGGACCGCGGCACCGAGTTCTGCGTGGACTTGAACCGCAAGACAAAGAAGATGGAAGTGCATGTGCTGGAGGGCATGGTGGAGGCCACCGTGCCCAAGCAATCCCCCGTCTCCCTCTTCGCGGGGGACGCCCTGCGCATCTCCGGCCAGAAGACCAAACGCCTCCAGGCCAACGAAGGCGCCTTCATCACCGCCCTGCCCACCGCCTCAGAGGATCCCTCCCACTACGTGCACTGGAACTTCGATGAAGCCGGAGGCTGGGTGGCCGACAACCGCGGCAAGGCCCTGGGCCGCACCGAGGACACCAAGCTCTACATGCGCGGCCACCCCAACCCTGACACCCCCGGTGCCGGCACCCAGTGGCTCCGCGGCCCCTTCGGCCACGCCATGTCCTTCGACGGTCGCACCGGCTACGCGGAAACCCCCTTCCCCGGCATCGCTGGCAACGCCGCCCGCACCGTCGCCCTCTGGGTGCGCGTGCCCAAGAGTTTCGATATCAACCAGGGCCACGGCATCGTGAGCTGGGGCACCCTCCAGACCGGCGGTGCCTGGCAGCTCTCCGCCAACTGCATCGCCGAAGACGGCCCCATCGGCCGCCTCCGCGTTGGCACCTATCAGACCGGTGCCATGGTCGGCACCACCGACCTCCGCGATGGCAACTGGCACCACGTCGCCGTCGTCATGTACGGCAGTGCCCGCTCCACCGAGGCCGTCAAGAACATGCTCTTCTACGTGGACGGCCGCCCCGAGCCCATCGCCCAACGCTCCCTCCGCGAGGTGGACACCGACGTCGCCAACGCCCACCACGGCGTCTGGATCGGCCGCAACGTCGCCTACCCGTTGTTTCCAAAAACCGCCAACCCCGTCTCCAAATTCTTCCGCGGCGAGGTGGACGAAGTGTACATCTTCGACTCCGCCCTCTCCCACCAGAACATCGTGCGGCTGATGAAAGAGAACGAACCGCCGCCCTGAAGGAATTATAAATTATAAATTAAAAATTATAAATTATAAATTATAAATGAGCTTCGACTGAGCTGCTACCGCCAGAAGAGCGGAAGGGCGAGATGCTCCATTCCTAATTCATAATTCATAATTCTCAATCCTCAGTTCCCCGCAGGGGCCGTCGTCTGCGGATTGCCATCCACATACCCGCCGGCCTCCAGCAGGTTCACGATCACATCCAGCTGTGCCGCCGTATCCAGGCTGTCCCGGATCGCCGTTTGCGTCTGAGTTTCATCCAGGCGGGCAGTCAAGATGCTCACCCCGGCCACCCCCACGGAGGTCCCCGCCCCGCTGAAAGGCAGATCCTTTTCACTGTCCGCGCTCACCGCATAGCCCACCATCTTTTCCGCCACCTTGACCTTGCTCTTGGCATTGCGGCTTTCGACATTCAATTCCTTCTCCGTCTTCCCCAAGGCGTAAAACACCGTCGTGCTCACATCATTCGTCGCCGTGGCAGAGATCACCATGCGCTGGTTGTCGCCCTTGAGCGCCACGAACATCTCGCCGAAGCCCTCGTACGTGAAGTACTGCTTCGTGTTCCCCGTCACCAGCGTCAGGATCAGCGTGCCCTCGCCCCCCTGAATGGGAGCAATGTAGTACCCGTTCTGGTACGGGCGGTAGTTGATGCTGTCGCCCGTCTGCTCAAACGAGAGCCGGTACACCGCCACCTGCGCCCGGGCGGAGGTCACCACGCCAAGACAAAGGGCAAACGCCAGGAGAAGCGCAGGGAGGAAGGACGCCGTCTTTTTCATGTGAGTGTTGAGCTGGACTGAGCTGGGCTGGGAGGACAGAGGAAGTCTATGAAACGCCGCCGCGCGTGTCGAGTTGCGCATTCCGTGCGGAAAAAGTTTTGCCGGGGGTGAACAGGCAACGGCCCGGCATCAAACCAACGGCATGCCGCGGAAATCTCCTGGGCCGGCAACCGAAGCGGTCGCCCTACAACCCAGGGACGTTGAGCGCTGGCCGTGTTGAACCGCCCCCTCTGACGCCGCACACGGCCCTGCACCTTTCGGCAACCCAGCGCATGCCCCTCCGCTCCCACAACCGACGGGGACCGTCGGACTACACCCCACGCCCCGCCACAGGGTTGGAGTTCCGTCCCGCATGCGGGACCAATGCCATCAGGGAAAACGCATCGTCTTGCTGTTTTGCCTTGGCGCGCCTCGGAGCCGCGATGGTGCAACCGCCACGACTGTAACTGGTGAGCCCCTTTCAGAAGGGCCGAAGGTCCGGGTTCATACCAGCCTGGGGCAACGCCCCAGGGATAGATGGCCAAACTACCCTTGAGGGCTGTAGGCCCGGTGTCATCAAGTCTGCCTATGACGAGAATCCCTGAATGAGGTCGGGCCTACAGCCCTCAACCTCTAAAACGAGCGCCTACCTTGGGCGTTGCCCAAGGCTGCAATGATGCCGGACCTTCGGCCCTCAATACTTTCACAAAAGGGAGATGCCCGACCTCTCCACTTTTCCCTGATGGCATTGGCTTTTAAGCAGTCAGGACGCGGCCCCTGACAACTCCCCAAGCAATATCCGCATCCATCACTCCATCACTCCATCACTCCACCACTCCACCACTCCATCACTCCACCACTCCACCACTCCACCACTCCACCACTCCACCACTCCACCACTCCACCACTCCACCACTCCACCACTCCACCACTCCACCACTCCATCACTCCATCACTCCATCACTCCATCACTCCATCACTCCACCACTCCATCACTCCATCACTCCATCACTCCACCACTCCACCACTCCACCACTCCATCACTCCATCACTCCATCACTCCATCACTCCATCACTCCATCACTCCATCACTCCATCACTCCATCACTCCATCACTCCATCACTCCATCACTCCATCACTCCATCACTCCATCACTCCATCACTCCATCACTCCATCACTCCATCACTCCATCACTCCATCACTCCACCACTCCACCACTCCATCACTCCACACCCCCTAGTACCTCCTCAACACCGTCCGCACCGGCGGCTTGCTGTGGTCCGTCTCCGGGTAATCCAGCGTGTAATGCAGCCCGCGGCTCTCATGCCGGCGGATCGCGCTGTCCACGATCAACGACGCTGTCTCCACCAGGTTGCGCAGTTCCAGCACCTCCTGGGTGATGCGGAAGTGCCAGTAAAACTCCTGAACCTCCCGCTTCAGATTGCGCAACCTCGCGGCCGCCCGCTGCAGGCGCTTGGTGGTGCGCACGATGGAGACATAGTCCCACATCAGACGGCGGATCTCATCCCAGTTGTGGTAGATCACCACGATCTCATCGATGTCCTGCGCATCGCCTGACTGCCAGGGCGGAATCTGGTACTGCTGCTCCTGGGCCTTGCCCATGGGCATCTTGTGAATCAAAAACTCCACCGCCTTGTGGGCGATGACCACGCACTCCAGCAGGGAGTTGCTGGCCAGGCGGTTCGCCCCGTGCAGCCCCGTGCAGCCCACCTCACCCACGGCGCACAGACCGCGCAGGGTGGTCGCGCCGTTGATGTCCGTCTTCACGCCGCCGCACTGGTAGTGCGCCGCCGGGACCACAGGGATTGGCTCCTTGGTCATGTCGATCCCCACGCTCAGACAGGTCTGATAGATGTTGGGGAAGTGCGAGATGATGAAGTCCGCCGGCTTGGACGTGATGTCCAGGTACACACAGGGGCCGCCCGTGCGTTTGATCTCGTGGTCAATCGCCCGCGCCACGATGTCACGTGGGGCCAGGGAGCCGCGAGGGTCATACTTGTGCATGAACTCCTTCCCGTCCTTGCCCACCAGCA contains these protein-coding regions:
- the nadB gene encoding L-aspartate oxidase, translating into MQEYDFIVVGSGAGGLTVALKAARHGRVLVLTKRTAEDSNSAWAQGGIACVQSDEDSFERHVQDTLIAGAGLCKEDAVRTIVNEGPARIAELVELGVEFDQREVDGHLEFDLTREGGHSKRRILHHHDTTGKEISDRLVAAARQEPNITLLEHHYAIDLITTAKLGFVSEDRVLGLYALNEETGEVETYRSDRVILATGGCGRVYQYTTNPKVATGDGVAMAWRAGASVEDMEFIQFHPTCLYHPQKRSFLITEALRGEGAVLVGKDGKEFMHKYDPRGSLAPRDIVARAIDHEIKRTGGPCVYLDITSKPADFIISHFPNIYQTCLSVGIDMTKEPIPVVPAAHYQCGGVKTDINGATTLRGLCAVGEVGCTGLHGANRLASNSLLECVVIAHKAVEFLIHKMPMGKAQEQQYQIPPWQSGDAQDIDEIVVIYHNWDEIRRLMWDYVSIVRTTKRLQRAAARLRNLKREVQEFYWHFRITQEVLELRNLVETASLIVDSAIRRHESRGLHYTLDYPETDHSKPPVRTVLRRY
- a CDS encoding LamG-like jellyroll fold domain-containing protein, encoding MNTMQWQQLAARAADGTLSQEEGAQLLVLCRESHEAREALTRVMTVERLLPLALGDPRGMLAAKEVVLRLEDGTGSTDQSIEIAWRAAEQARSWLWGKRLRKFGAIAAAVTLLGSALWMALESNRPAVSYSRTEAITWAGTPPSSQSNGLARGTRLQASAGLLELGFSSGARMILEAPFDVELRDGLTAYLHSGRVTVRCPSSAHGFTVLTPYGKVVDRGTEFCVDLNRKTKKMEVHVLEGMVEATVPKQSPVSLFAGDALRISGQKTKRLQANEGAFITALPTASEDPSHYVHWNFDEAGGWVADNRGKALGRTEDTKLYMRGHPNPDTPGAGTQWLRGPFGHAMSFDGRTGYAETPFPGIAGNAARTVALWVRVPKSFDINQGHGIVSWGTLQTGGAWQLSANCIAEDGPIGRLRVGTYQTGAMVGTTDLRDGNWHHVAVVMYGSARSTEAVKNMLFYVDGRPEPIAQRSLREVDTDVANAHHGVWIGRNVAYPLFPKTANPVSKFFRGEVDEVYIFDSALSHQNIVRLMKENEPPP